The window AAtaaagccttctgccacttaaATTGAGCAGCTTTAAGCCTCTGACCTGAtttactgtgtaaaaaaaaaaggaaaaaaaagaaaaaggaagattAGACCAGGTCAGAGTGAAACCTAATACAGTACAGACGGACAAGTGCTGGCTTGGTTTACAGAGATAAGGCAACAGCCAGGCAGGTCTGACCTAAATGAAGGCAGCCAAACAACAAAGCAGCtcaaacaacacagcacaggccTTCTGGCGTTTACCAGGAGTGTCCAAGAATAACTCGAAAAACGAGGACAGTCAATTAAAGTGATTTAATTCAGCTAAGCTAACCACTCCAATCAGAAATCATAATGTCAAGCTACCTTTTACCGTTACACGAATGTTAAAACTGAAGGGTTCGTTCTTTGGGAGCAtcactctgacagccacagctaACTTTACTGAATAACGCTAGCCAAGTTAGCAATAAGCTAGCTAACGTAACATTTCAACAAACACGTTTAACACGTTGACAACCAGCCGGTTACTACACATCAAGGGTCGGCGTGTTTGTTCGCTCGTAAAattcaattattaaatattGCTGAATTACAAAGTCATAAGCAACAAACCTTCACTGCACCGTAATGAGTAGACCTCAAGCCTACGGAGGTACAGAGCGAAACTATGTCCAACTCCGCCCCGCCCCCGGCAGTCACGTGATACTCTACCGGAAGCGCCAAGGTTTGTAGTTCTCACATAGGACTACAAGAACGCTATAACTTTTGCTAGTAAAATTCTACTACCACTGCTATTACGCAGTACAACTAATATATGGCTTCTTATAGTTGCCATTCTTCTTGTAAGCAACAGAAATAAAgctcaataaaaatattaaagcccataaaattattacattttgctACAATAAAAAAAGTAACTCAATAATGAAGAATACATCCGTAGATTTCAGGAGTATTTTAGTGCATTTTAGTGCACTTCTTTGGcataatagatagatagatagatagatagatagatagatagatagatagatagatagatagatagatagatagatagatagatagatagatagatagatttcaTTAGTCCCATAAATGGGAAATCACATTATTATTGTGAAATGACTACAATTAGGATAATAAGATGAGATCTACTTTATTTGTCCCAAATAAACACATAATGATTTACATACAAAGAATAGTAGCTCAATAAAAGAGGATGCAATTGACCAAATAATTATCTTAATTGGCTAAAAACTTACCTCGAATCAAATTAAATAcaataaagcacaaaaaaatctgtccatccatccattttcttcttcttatccaattcagggtcgggGGGCAGGGTGGGGGGTCAGCTGGtacccatcccagctgtcatagggcaagaggcagagtgCACCCCGGACAGGTCGCCATCTGTTGtaggagaaataaaaatattaactaataatataatatataactaagtaaaatatttcaaattctgCAAAGTAAGCACATAATTTAAAATGGCTTACTAAATGTAGCAAAAACAGCATAGAAAATATCAGAGGGCATTGACAAATGGCTCAGCATAAGAGTGTAAAGTTCCATGACAGTGCAGTCTTGAAATAAACTCTTAGCATGAGAGAACAGGTGATGTGTTAACTGTAGAAAATGATTGCATGACTTATGAAAGATTTCCTGTCAGAGCTGAATCGGTCTGTTAGAGAAAGTGCTGCCTGTCCAATAAGAGAtgcagagggtggtcaggaTTATCAATGATGGAtatcatttgttttcttcacCACAGGCTTACATGTGTCCAatttgcagccaatcacagagccaaCCTTCCTGATCAGTCTGTTGGTGTCACCAACTCCAGTGTCATAACAGACTGACAGAACATCTCCAATATTTTGCTGCACATGTTAAAGGATCTCAGCTTCCTTAAGAAACAGAGCCTGTTCATCCCCTTCTTGGATACAGCTTTAATGTTGATCTTCCACTTCTGCCTGCTGTTGATGTGGATGTCAAGGTACTTCtccctgaaaaataaagctccTGCCattcagatgctttccagatagAATACCATATTATATTCAGTGAGGTTCAATAACtgtataaaagtttttttttatagtcatGCTGATAGTTCTCTTGTAGCATCTGCTTTATACAAGTGAGTGCTTGATTTTGCTGAGAGCTACAGATCGACTCATCAGAAGACAATCTCGAGCAGTTGGCAAAATCATTGTTGATACTATTCCTCAAGGAAAATTTTCATGGTAATGAATACCAAGTATGCTAGTTTGCAGGTCATTTCTCATTTCAGTGCTCATCTATCTTACTGGCAGATACAGTATGTGAAACATCATACGTCATAAACTATCAAAACTGGAATAAAGAGAAAGAACTAAGGCCAAATTAAAAAGCAGGAAGAGAATAACAACAATGTGGCATTCCCATCAAACAAATGCAATGGTTTGTTAACAGTTACTGTTATTCCTCAGGGGATAAAGTAGTCCATCAAGCTTTAATGGATGCTCATTTGACCACATTTTGAATTGCAACACCATGCAAATCAGCAAATGGCTTTGATAAAAACCATCTGTTGCCCTCTGTAAGGCCATAATAAAGTAATTTCAAGTCGCATAACCAGATAAAACCATTACTAGGTTCAACAGCAATTATCCCTGTAATGACTGTTtattgcagtgtttttaaatcaTCTCATCAGCTGTTGTTCAGTGGCATGTACATTTTAAGGAAACTATTCTCTTGTTTTCATAGGGCTTACTGCACAATATCCACAAATCTGAAAAGGGAACAATTCTATGGTCTTTATTGTTGATGCTTCAGGTGATACACCTGTGAGATTCAAGGCTCCTGAATAAAACAGTGGCCTCACACACTCATATAATCACAACGCCCTTGCAGCCAAGCTTGCTCCATAGATGAACTTTAACATAATGGTCGACAAGGGTGCTGCTACAATATGCCAGTCACAGAGACGAGTCTGCTATTGACTTTTCGGGTGTTTTGGTGCACAGATGATTTGTACACGCTCATCATGAGATGGTCGTTAATGTCGCCAAGCAGATTCATCTATCAGTATACGGCCGGAAGCCTGCTTGCATattgaatgtgtgtctgtgcgcgcATATGCTTATGTGTGGGTGTGATTTTTAGAAGCTGATATTACTCTGGCAAGCCGGTTGCATTGTCAGATGTGTGGTTGGCAGGGGGGCAGCTGAGTGCCTCTCCCCCTCACTCTGCTGCTGAGCCACAGGAGGCTTGTGGGGAGGATAACAAGATGATTCACTTCCCTCCAATGGGGGCCAGTAAGCTGTTGCCATTAGATGAAATTGCTTTGAGAAGTGCTTTTGAGCTACTGATGCAGTCAAGAGTGGAGGGAGGGATTGGTCTAAAAGAGAAGAATTAACAAGCTTAAAGCTGATTTTTACCAGAAAACCTAATATTTCTTTTCAGTGACGGCTATTTTCACTGGATGATTCTGTCGGTCTGTTTTTCCGCTACTTAGTTTTGTTTGCCACTTTGCTTTCCTGCATGTTCTGTATGTGATTTCAAGTTGAAGTGTGGCACATGGTCCATTTCACCTTAGCACTCTCTGACATGGCACCTGCTGGGATCTGACGCTTTATTTTGCATTATAACCCCCAGCCGAGCAGAATAAATGCGAGCAATGATGATTAAGCCACGCGTTTTGCTTCACAAGTCTATGAtataaatgggggggggggtaagcaAAAACTGACTTTTTAATGAGGGCTTACTTTGATTTGTCAGTTAGGTTTCTTTGCTCCTTCCCTGCATTAACAAGGCGAAGTGTCTGCTAACGAAGAGAAGCGCGAAACTGCTTCATTTGGGACCAATATAGAAAAAGAAGAGCAAAACTATCAAGATTTAAATGAATATAGCTTAATCAGAAAGTGAAATGTCATGCAGAGAACATCAAACACAGGCTTTTAAAAGCAAGAATAACAATGTGATGCTTACCAAGAAGACAGATCAATCAAATCCAAAGACAAAGCTATTCCTGTTCACGCATTAGGACCTTTTTATGTGCCTTTGGATCTAAAACCTTCTGTCATTTGAGTAAAGTTTGACTTAGAAACTAATGAGCATGTTTATAAAGTTTAATAAAATCACTGAGTTTCCTCTGTCTAATTGGTAAAGTGGTAATAATAATTGTTAGACAGGAGGAAGAACTGCATTTTAAGCTGTGTATATCCCTGGGGGATTGCACTGTTGGAGCagatatacactcaccagccccttcattaggtataccttGCTAGTTCAAGGTGGGCCCCCTTTTGCCTACAGAACTGCCTTACTTCTTCACGGCGTAGAttctggaaatattcctcagagattttggtccatattgacatggtAGCATccttcagttgctgcagattgaTTGGCTGCCCAGctgtgatgtgaatctcctgttccaccatatgtgctctattggactgagatctggtgactgtagagGCCATTTGACTACAGTGACcttactgtcatgttcaagaaatcagtttgagatgatttgagctttgtgacaatGTGTGTTATCCAGCACACAGCTGGATAACACAGCTGTGTGCTGGATACTACTGCTGATACAGCGAGCAGTagagcaggtgtacctaattaATAAGTGATCAGAGATTGTATGTCGCTGACAGGATTGTATGCATATAAAGTACAGATGTAATGATATTCAGTATGCACAATACCATGAACCTGGAAAatctaaacaaaataaaaccattGTTATTAAATTCACCTCAGCTTGATAAGGGTTTCATGGGAAAAGTCATTGGCTCCACAACGCCTGTGTGCGCTGAATGTCTCAGTGTTGAGGGCTCCTTACTACTTACCTATTTACTTCTGTTTCATAAGCACCAGCTCAACAGGAAATTATCCAAGAGTTACTCATAATCTGTCTGTTTACACCTGCTTTCCAGAAATTTCTTATAATGCTTACTGAAATTGACAGTAACATGCAAGGTTATAAATGTAAACAGGTTACTTGGGAATATCACTGGAACATTTAATGGTTCTGGTTATCAAAAATAATTAGCAGTGCGCTTCTTAATATCTGCAACTAGCATTTCAGATATTATGACACATTTATGAGTCAAGTGTATGAGTGGGAAATGAGAAATTAAGACTAAATGAGTGCTGCTAAATGGAAACATGACTAAAGAGAATAATATATTACAATAGGCCGTAATATATAGCACTTCAGAGATTATTCTCGCCCTTTGAGTCCTGGCAAGGTATTGTATGCGGTAGTGTCCCTGGTAACCATGGCACGTCTCGCGAGATGTAGTGAATGCGTTGTTTATACAAACCCtcaaagtttgtgtttgtgctctgGCTACTTTCTAACAAATAGTAGCtatttactcaaaaaaaaaaaaaaaagaagtcatatTAGTGTCATTGCGTCGATTAGCTACTGAACATTTACTCAACGGTACCTTCTTCAGCCAGACTGGGGGAAATGTGACTTCCGCATCCGTCAGGTTTGAGAGTTTCGCGGGTCAATACAAACGGGCTTTTAAAGAAGATCCGTATTTCGCTAACAGCAGTATATTCTGCACCTTATGACTGAGTCTTACCTAGTGTAATTGTCTCGAAAAGGTTACAAATCAGCTTTAAAGCAGTACTTGAACgttgaattatttattttatgtcgTTATAGCAGAGAAGATCACCACATTGACACATCCAGACGCAACCATGTCGCTGCTGTGCGCAGTCGAGCAAGTTGTCAAGTCATGCAAAGTGGAACAAGCTAAGCTGAATGACCGTATTCAAGTCTATAGAGATTTGTTAAAGAGCTTGTAAGTACCTGCTTGAGTTGTTTTCTATGCTGTTTCGGTGGTCACGTTTTTACGTTTGTCTGTGATGTTTGAAGTTGTTATCCCGGAATTCTTATTCTCCTTTAAGCAGTCATTAAAAGATTTACGTAagttacagaaaataaaagtacaatgGTGTTTGTGAGCGgccttttaaagctttttttgtaGTTCAATGACTGTATAAGTTGAATATGTACTCGTCGGTGCTTCCAGCTGGCGCTGTGGCTTAGTTGGTTAAAGCGCCTGTCTAGTAAACAGGAgatcctgggttcgaatcccagCAGTGCCTTTTAGCTTATGCGGTTTGTGTTGTGAATTGCTGCGCTACTGTACTTCTGTTAGTAATCTAGTAGTAATTTCCTTTTGTCAGTCTTTTTGTTGCACTATCCAAGAAGACCAAAATCCCCAAATATTGAATTTACTATAAAGTAAGTAGCTCATTGCTATATTTAATTTTGCTGTAgaagtatttttaatcagttcatTTAAATCACAAGAAATCAAGCTAAAAGGGTTATAAGCTTAGGCTGTTATAAGCTAGAGTGTTATAAGCTTAGGCTTATAACACTTAGGCTTTATAAGCTTAGGCTTATAACACTCACCCCCGATACATCAATCAGCTACATCTTTAACCTCAGATTTAGAtccaaaattacaacaaaagaagaaaacaaaagaaataataaaccaTTCACATACAGATGAATTCTCAGCATCTAAAGCATCTTCACACTAAACCTTTATCACAATACTAGATAATTAtgttatttttgtactttttttttttttttttttgtcaggacAACAGTTCCAAAGTTGACAATGACATTTCATACTGGTCCTAACCTTGTGATAGTGATTTTTGACATAAGAAGTCTTTAACTTTGTACACTATTGTGATTGATTTTGACTGAGCAATTAGAtttttcagctgtgtgtttcaTCATTAAGCAATTATGTCCACAAGAGATCACCAATGCAATATATGAGTGGAACAATAAGCCTCTGACTGCTGGCGGCCTTTCTGGCAGTGGCTGATGCTCGTCTGTTGTGTCGCATCAGTTTTGGTTGCCTGTGTTGTGTTGGCTAAATGTTCAAAGAccttaaaacttttattttattttaattttagtatGTATTCAcatgaaatattttcccacagaaCACCACAACCCAAGGTTAGCTCTGAGGAGACCGAACTGGCAGATGATGCTTCTACAGGTAATTAAAAAATAGCTTTTATTTGTTGTTCAGAATAGCCTCTAtagttattttcttttgttgtctcttgctaaatattaaattaaatgtctAGAATAACGATAAATAGATGacagcaacagaaaatagagaTGAGGGCAGTGAAGTGTAATGTCTTGATTGCGGTGATTTTAAGTTGTCATAAATGAATGTTAATATTCATTGTTTCTGTATATAAGGTACCTTAACCCTTTAATGCAGAGTGTGTCACATTTAATACTGTAACCACATGTTTGCATGTTGTTCTCTTCATATTCAGATATCTCCCCATGCGAGAAAGAAGATATAGGACTGCTTGAGAGGGCTCTAGAGAAAGCCCTTCGGGTCCGCACTGGCTCAGAACATTCTAAAAAAGGCTCTAAACTACCTGGACCTCAAAAGGAAATGGGGATTTTAGGTGTCAGTTCCATGGATGTCACACATTTATCTGCAGCACATAGAGGAAGCCAAAGAACAACAAGGTCATCCTCTAAATCTGCCAGCCTTGACAGAAAAGGGTACAGAAAGCCTGCATTATCAGTATGCTCCTCACTAGGCTCGAGACCTTTAGCTAGCTCCAACCCTGGACAGACCAAAACAACAGATAATAGAAACACGCTCCAAAAACATCCTGCCTCATCAGCTGGCGCTGTGCATCAGCAGGCTTCTAGGAAACTGCAGCAGGTTGTCCCACCGTCTGTCTCCCCTGATCACATCACGAGCTTGCTCTCTAAAAACAAGACTGTCAGAAGCAATGTGGCGAGCGGTGATGACCTGAGGAAAGCTGCGCCTGTCGCCGCACCTTCTTCAAATAACACAGTGCCCTGTTCACACACAAATGAGCCCGGAGCAAGCCGTTTGCCTCAACAGAAGGGGTATGTTTTATAGATTTACACTATGAAAATAACTGCTTtgtcccccccaaaaaattctGTGTTATTATAATCATTCTTTGACTTTGCTTCATAGCAGGCTACCTTCTGAGCAAACAGCAAAATGGAAATCTTTGAGGAGCAAACAGAACAGGTGGCTACAATAcattgaaatgtgaaaaatatataaatatctctgcttttacattttcctttattttctaaGTTTCCCTCTGTACATTATCTTCAGACTGTGGGATAAAGTCATTGCCCTACAAAGAAACCCCGGGCCTGGGAGGAGTCACTTCATGGAGAGAATGAGAGCTACGGTATTCTTCCTTTTTGTAGAAgagtcagggaaaaaaaaacaggtcgcGAGGAGTCAGCCATGTTTTCCACATTACATCATGTTAAACTTGAATTTATGCCTTAATTTTGAAAAATAACCAAGTGTATTTCTGAAGAATTTTTATTAATAGGCTTTCGTTTCTCCAAACAAACCCTTAGCCTGTGTTTCATTGTTTACCCACTTTTGATCCATTTAGTTTCCCAGGAATTGGCCGTTTGGCAGCCCATATGAGACCAGGGCTCTAGTGGACAGGCTGATTCACCGAGGTCAAGAACTCACGCTGCTCTGCAGGGAGCTTCTAGCCAAACAGATGACAGAGACAACAACAGAGCTGGGTAAAAAGTCCAAACAGAAGCATTATATGTAAAAAAGTGAGAAATGAAATGGACTGATGGCACAAATATGTGGGTGACAAAATGATAATGTGGGAAGAAACTGCACAGAGTTGGCAGGAAGAGACTGTGTGAGCTGTTTCCTATATATACCATGCATCAGTCGAAATagctcacacatacacatgtatatgtcAAGTCTTTCCACTGCCAGGAAACATCAGGCAGTTGACATTTTTCTGTAATTGCAACAACTTTTATAGGCTATAAAGTGACTGTAAAAAACTTAATGCTTTGTGCAACTTCACTTGCTTCTCAATAACTTTGAATTATAATTCTataattctttttctttttttatacttACCTACAGTTAGTACAGAAGACAAGTATGATTCCTGCATGTCACTGGAAAGCTTGCAGCTCACAGCAGCTGAGCTCCAGAACTTTGCAGATCAAGTGAAACAAGGTAAGAGTTCTGTTTGTATTCTAGTATAATCATGTAGTGTAATCAAACAAAGTCAGCCTTTTTGTAAATAATTTGTTCCTCCAGCATTAGTTGCACATGAATCAACCTGACTTTGTTTGTAGGCAGGTGGTCATTAGTGGGAAGACACCTtatcaaaattatttattacttGAGGTGATAGAAAGGAAACAGTAACTCAATAACGACTCATAAGAACTATGGTCTGCAGAAGAGCAGCTCTGAATGCACAATAGCAGAAGACCACTGAggcatgggctcaccaaaattggacaaaaaaagatttgaaaactgctgtctggtctgatgagtctcaatttatactgtgacatttggatgggAGAGTCAGAATTTTTTGTAAACAACATGAGAACCTGGATCCATCCTGttttgtatcagtggttcaggctggtggctGTGGTCCAATGGCAtaagggatattttcttggcacattttgggcctCTTAGCATCAaatgagcatcgtttaaacaccacagattacctgaatattgttgctgcCTATCTCCaactctttatgaccacagtgtattgatcttctgatggctgcttgtAGCAGGATAAGGTGCTgtttcacaaagctcaaataatctcaaactgttttctttaaCATGACACTGAGCACCCAAAAGGcccccacagtcaccagatctaaaccCTAGATTACCTTTGGGATGTTGTGGAATGGAAGactcacatcatggatgtgtagcCAGCAACTGGTCAGCAAATgtatgatgctatcatgtcaacatggaccaaaatctctgaggaatgttttcagcgccttgttgaatctatgccacaaagtaTTACGGCAGTTCTAAAGGTGAAAGGGGATTGAGCCCAGTACTAGGTGTACCCAGTGAAGTGCCCTGTTAGTGTAAGTATTATTTATGTGTGTCTTTCAAGGCTTTAGTGTCTTGGGGCATTTATCAAGTAAACATATTGTATAAGCAAAAACAGGAAAGGGGAGTAAATCATAGTATGACACATTGGTTTTAGGAGACTTGAAGAGAATAGGAAAtaggaaaggtttttttttctattcattttCCATGTGGGTTATCATGTTTAGGTATCGCACTATGAGTAAGTACCTACAATATGCAACACAGTACAATTTCCATTTCCTCCACTGATACAGTTAGAAAGAATGTGAATGATGAGAGATTTTCCATTTACACCATTCAAACACCCTCTCGACTTCAGAAAGATTTGTTGATGTTTACCGGTGAAAGCACCAGTGCAGCACGAGTAGCAACTAAATCCAGCTTGTGAGAGAAGTTTCCAGTAATTAATAGCTCTGCACGTCTGGTGTCATGCAATCTAGCATCTCACATTTAAGTATCAGttagtatttttatttcactatGTTTTAATATCCAAAGAGGGAATTatcttttattgctttttaacAGCATTTGAAAAATGATTATGATGAATGCAGCGTGCTAACGAGCTAATGGAGCCTCTCCATCTTGGCATATGGAAAAtgaaagcagagctgctgtgaaAACTCAGTGTCAGCTCAGTACTTTCCTTGGCCTCAACAGATCACCCCCCCCATCCCCGTGACGGAGGGGTTTTAAAGCCGTCTGTCCTGACGCGGCTAAGCAAGGGCCTAGCTATTTAAAGCTGAGGCAAtggagcagagaaaaaaaaaagttttagggGTACGGTTGCTCGCGCTCTAAAAATAACCCTTTTTTTTCCGTCAGAGTGGAAAGCATGGGATCAATGGAAGCCAGAGGGAGGTTGTTTTTGCCCCACTGGGGCAAATGGTGTGGTGCAGAGAGATGGGATAACCTCACCCCTACCCCTGACTATAATGTATACAACAGAGGCAGAGCTGCAAGAGCTTGAGAGGCTGCGGATGAGGGTGGCACTGCTGCAACAAGAGGTTGATCTTGAACAGGTAGGAGAAGTATTCTGAAAGGATCTTGAGAGTTTCACATACCTGTGTGTTCTGTGTAGTAGCAGCCAATAATTAAGAGATAATTTGCTTACAGTCTCATCTGCTGTGCCACAGGCTCTGTTGGACACCCTCTCCCCTCAGTTGTCATCTATAGTACCTGGGCCTGGATGTCCGAACCCCAGTGTACTGAGAGACGTGTACTCCCTGCTGGGTGAAGGAGGGGAACGTTTCCCTGCCATAGTTCTCGACTCTGAGCCTGCCTGACTAGTGAGCATGTTAACCAGTCAGTTTGTAGGCTTCAGGTGTGAATACATTAAAAGTCTCTTGGTATACTGCAATCCAGAGGATACAACTGATGAAATCAAACCTCTCTGACATGGTCAAAACAAGGAcataataaaaccaaaaaaataattgaagtGACCGAACAGCTTCAGGGTGCAGCTGTGGCTCGGGAGGTTCAGCAGGTGGTTCATGCTCTGTGTCACACCTCATGACCCTGAAGATCAAGCAGATATCATTGAATGATGATTGGATGGATAAACAGTTGTACCTAATGAAATGGTAGCTGAATCGTGAATCTTGGTGATTATTTTGAAGAATCTGTTTTTAATTATGGCAtcattgatttatttcagtgtctCCTGTCATGCCACGGCTTTAAAAAGTTGTGATCATCGGTCGTCTCTTAAACACTCACTGAATAAATGCTGCAGGTACAATTTTAAATAACACCACTAATCAGTATAATATTACAGTGACATCAAATAGTTCTGCGTGTTTGTAatgtaatttgtatttttatggctTAAATTATATGCTTGAATTGCTTTTTTGGGCTCTGATACACCATAACTAATACCTTCAGTAATGTTACAGAAGTCTAATATTCACTCAATGATTTTTGCCAGCAGGTGGCACTCAATTCACAGAAGAGACCTAAAATAAAATGAGGCTA is drawn from Archocentrus centrarchus isolate MPI-CPG fArcCen1 chromosome 8, fArcCen1, whole genome shotgun sequence and contains these coding sequences:
- the tedc2 gene encoding uncharacterized protein tedc2 isoform X1, yielding MSLLCAVEQVVKSCKVEQAKLNDRIQVYRDLLKSLTPQPKVSSEETELADDASTDISPCEKEDIGLLERALEKALRVRTGSEHSKKGSKLPGPQKEMGILGVSSMDVTHLSAAHRGSQRTTRSSSKSASLDRKGYRKPALSVCSSLGSRPLASSNPGQTKTTDNRNTLQKHPASSAGAVHQQASRKLQQVVPPSVSPDHITSLLSKNKTVRSNVASGDDLRKAAPVAAPSSNNTVPCSHTNEPGASRLPQQKGRLPSEQTAKWKSLRSKQNRLWDKVIALQRNPGPGRSHFMERMRATVFFLFVEESGKKKQFPRNWPFGSPYETRALVDRLIHRGQELTLLCRELLAKQMTETTTELVSTEDKYDSCMSLESLQLTAAELQNFADQVKQEWKAWDQWKPEGGCFCPTGANGVVQRDGITSPLPLTIMYTTEAELQELERLRMRVALLQQEVDLEQALLDTLSPQLSSIVPGPGCPNPSVLRDVYSLLGEGGERFPAIVLDSEPA
- the tedc2 gene encoding uncharacterized protein tedc2 isoform X3, which translates into the protein MSLLCAVEQVVKSCKVEQAKLNDRIQVYRDLLKSLTPQPKVSSEETELADDASTDISPCEKEDIGLLERALEKALRVRTGSEHSKKGSKLPGPQKEMGILGVSSMDVTHLSAAHRGSQRTTRSSSKSASLDRKGYRKPALSVCSSLGSRPLASSNPGQTKTTDNRNTLQKHPASSAGAVHQQASRKLQQVVPPSVSPDHITSLLSKNKTVRSNVASGDDLRKAAPVAAPSSNNTVPCSHTNEPGASRLPQQKGRLPSEQTAKWKSLRSKQNRLWDKVIALQRNPGPGRSHFMERMRATFPRNWPFGSPYETRALVDRLIHRGQELTLLCRELLAKQMTETTTELVSTEDKYDSCMSLESLQLTAAELQNFADQVKQEWKAWDQWKPEGGCFCPTGANGVVQRDGITSPLPLTIMYTTEAELQELERLRMRVALLQQEVDLEQALLDTLSPQLSSIVPGPGCPNPSVLRDVYSLLGEGGERFPAIVLDSEPA
- the tedc2 gene encoding uncharacterized protein tedc2 isoform X2, producing the protein MSLLCAVEQVVKSCKVEQAKLNDRIQVYRDLLKSLTPQPKVSSEETELADDASTDISPCEKEDIGLLERALEKALRVRTGSEHSKKGSKLPGPQKEMGILGVSSMDVTHLSAAHRGSQRTTRSSSKSASLDRKGYRKPALSVCSSLGSRPLASSNPGQTKTTDNRNTLQKHPASSAGAVHQQASRKLQQVVPPSVSPDHITSLLSKNKTVRSNVASGDDLRKAAPVAAPSSNNTVPCSHTNEPGASRLPQQKGLPSEQTAKWKSLRSKQNRLWDKVIALQRNPGPGRSHFMERMRATVFFLFVEESGKKKQFPRNWPFGSPYETRALVDRLIHRGQELTLLCRELLAKQMTETTTELVSTEDKYDSCMSLESLQLTAAELQNFADQVKQEWKAWDQWKPEGGCFCPTGANGVVQRDGITSPLPLTIMYTTEAELQELERLRMRVALLQQEVDLEQALLDTLSPQLSSIVPGPGCPNPSVLRDVYSLLGEGGERFPAIVLDSEPA